Below is a window of Halomonas sp. Bachu 37 DNA.
ACGAGGCCTACGGGCGCCATCTGAAAGCCTATAACGCCGTCGATTTCGACGACCTGATCCTGCTGCCGGTGGTGCTGTTGCAGCGCGACCCGGAGGCGCTGGCGCGCTGGCGACGCAAGATCCACTACATGCTGGTGGACGAGTACCAGGACACCAACGTCTCCCAGTACTTGCTGGTGAAGCTGCTGATGGCCGAGCGCTCGACCTTCACCGTGGTCGGCGACGACGATCAGTCGATCTATGCCTGGCGCGGCGCGAGGCCCGAAAACCTGGTCACCCTAGGCGAGGATTTCCCGCGGCTCAAGGTGATCAAGCTGGAGCAGAATTATCGCTCCACCGGCATCATACTGCGTGCCGCCAACACCTTGATCGCCAACAATCCCCACGTCTACGAGAAGACGTTATGGTCGGATATGGGCCAGGGCGATGCCATCCGCGTGATCGTCAACCGGCACGAGGAGGCCGAGGCCGAGCGCGTGGCCAGCGAGATCCTCACCCGGCGGATCAAGGAGCGCTCCGAATGGCGCGACTTCGCCGTGCTCTATCGCGGCAACTTCCAGGCCCGCCTGCTGGAGTTGAAGCTGCAGCACTACCAGATTCCCTACAAGCTCTCCGGCGGCACCTCCTTCTTCTCACGCAACGAGATCAAGGATGCCATGGCCTACCTGCGGCTGCTGATCAATCCGGCCGACGACAATGCCTTCCTGCGCATCGTCAACGTTCCGCGCCGCGAGATCGGCCCTGGCACCCTGGAGAAACTCGCCAACTATGCCACCGAGCGCGGGGGCTCGCTGTTTGCCTCCTGCCATGAGCTAGGACTCGAGCAAGTGCTGCCGACACGGGCGGTGGAGAGACTTTCCCGCTTCATCCATTTCATCGATGGTGTACGCCGGCGCATGGACGAAGGCGACGCCATCGCCGCCATTCGCGACATGCTGCGCGACATGGATTACGAAGCCTGGCTGTACCAGAACGCCAGCGCGCCGACCATTGCCGAACGGCGCATGGCCAACGTATGGATCTTGATCGACCAGCTGGAAAAGTCGCTCAACCGCGATCCAGAAGACGATACCGCATCGACCGAAACCGAGACCGATAGCGTCGAGGCGGCCATTTCGCGGCTGGTACTGCGCGATATTCTCGAGCAGCAGGCCGAGGAGGACGACTCTGACCGGGTGCAGTTGCTGACCATGCACGCCTCCAAGGGTCTGGAGTTTCCTCATGTCTATCTGATGGGCTGGGAGGAAGACCTGCTGCCCCACCGCAACGCCATCGAGGCGGGTACAGTGGAGGAGGAGCGCCGCCTAGCCTATGTCGGCATTACCCGCGCCAGGCGCACCTTGACGTTGACGCTTGCGCGCCAGCGTAAGGCCTATGGCGAGCTGATGGACTGCGCGCCAAGCCGTTTCCTCGAGGAGCTACCGGAAGACGATCTTGACTGGGAGGGCCGCACCGACAAGGAAGATCCCGAGCGGAAGCAGGAGCGCGGCAAGGACGCCATCGCTGGCCTGCGCTCATTATTGGGCTGAAAGCATCCCGTTATTGTTGGAAAGCGTCTTGTGACGTGGACGCTGGGCCGGACCGACGGTTCTCATGCAAAAACACGGTAC
It encodes the following:
- the rep gene encoding DNA helicase Rep, with the protein product MTPTIAKRLNGLNPRQQEAVRYIDGPCLVLAGAGSGKTSVITTKIAYLVQECGMSARRIAAVTFTNKAAREMKERVGQMLKGKEGHGLTVSTFHTLGLNIIRSELKALGYKPGFSLFDPEDAKALLRDLMNKDAQVDAEQINAVQGRISQWKNDLVLPGEALSHAADDDEHFAARVYEAYGRHLKAYNAVDFDDLILLPVVLLQRDPEALARWRRKIHYMLVDEYQDTNVSQYLLVKLLMAERSTFTVVGDDDQSIYAWRGARPENLVTLGEDFPRLKVIKLEQNYRSTGIILRAANTLIANNPHVYEKTLWSDMGQGDAIRVIVNRHEEAEAERVASEILTRRIKERSEWRDFAVLYRGNFQARLLELKLQHYQIPYKLSGGTSFFSRNEIKDAMAYLRLLINPADDNAFLRIVNVPRREIGPGTLEKLANYATERGGSLFASCHELGLEQVLPTRAVERLSRFIHFIDGVRRRMDEGDAIAAIRDMLRDMDYEAWLYQNASAPTIAERRMANVWILIDQLEKSLNRDPEDDTASTETETDSVEAAISRLVLRDILEQQAEEDDSDRVQLLTMHASKGLEFPHVYLMGWEEDLLPHRNAIEAGTVEEERRLAYVGITRARRTLTLTLARQRKAYGELMDCAPSRFLEELPEDDLDWEGRTDKEDPERKQERGKDAIAGLRSLLG